One region of Natronorubrum aibiense genomic DNA includes:
- a CDS encoding SCO family protein, with translation MHRRDVLATGGALSTALVAGCLTGRIGGDDAAEHTVLEPPENDLEHGEDFAYPTYGRAFPEIELRDPLAETVVDTTTIDGECFVCTAFYATCPAECIPLMHAMSSVQAQSLERGIGNSVRFLAITFDPERDTPDELRDHADMVNVDLEAGNWHYLRPEDVDEAQSVVNDELGIIFRKDGEGPMAEFTHITVTFLVNPDGYVERSYRGEDPDVDRISSDLETVVDATN, from the coding sequence ATGCATCGCCGAGACGTTCTCGCTACTGGAGGGGCACTGAGCACCGCACTCGTCGCTGGCTGTCTGACCGGCCGAATCGGCGGTGACGACGCAGCCGAACACACCGTCCTCGAACCGCCAGAAAACGACCTCGAACACGGCGAGGATTTCGCGTATCCGACCTACGGACGGGCGTTCCCGGAGATCGAACTCCGAGACCCGCTCGCGGAGACTGTCGTCGACACCACGACGATCGACGGCGAGTGTTTCGTCTGCACGGCCTTCTATGCGACCTGCCCGGCCGAATGTATCCCACTGATGCACGCCATGTCGTCGGTGCAGGCCCAGAGCCTCGAGCGCGGGATCGGCAATTCGGTCCGATTTCTGGCGATCACGTTCGATCCGGAGCGAGATACCCCCGACGAACTTCGGGATCACGCCGACATGGTCAACGTCGACCTCGAGGCGGGCAACTGGCACTATCTCCGGCCGGAGGACGTCGACGAAGCCCAGTCGGTCGTCAACGACGAGTTGGGGATCATCTTCAGAAAGGACGGTGAGGGGCCGATGGCGGAGTTTACCCACATTACGGTGACGTTTCTCGTCAATCCCGACGGCTACGTCGAGCGGAGTTACCGGGGTGAGGATCCGGACGTCGATCGGATTAGTTCGGATCTCGAGACCGTCGTCGACGCGACGAACTGA
- a CDS encoding NosD domain-containing protein, translating into MLDLSATKIFLGVLLLGALGGVGLFVVDAGSTTPDPVAFDDTVPVGLTLEDERGLDDDVDLPQTQVFYSQYQYVVGYHGVETFVETQRQAEHEQRFGHPLVVYVTDYSDTGIELTDDGYPTTDRQPTWTDANSAWFVVDSDARSPAGETVVPFTDRNDATTFAEAHNGTVQDWESVLELSFDRDDATVARDRVDDHRQLADDRVDATSSYEDRPTSVVVGEDTETVQAAVDAAPANTTVVVPEGTYAETIEIDRPISLVGEGDVTLRGDSNGTVVTVTSERVALENLELTGVGNVTREGEELPVDIDDEEWDATFTQYYAGTDAGIAAYTADELLVEDVRIETPASGVIAYDSTDAVFQNVTVDGPDDPTDGLAGMLLFQSPSVVEDSAYTGGQNGIYLYRSPTTVLRSNEFDGHRLGIHLMHTDDTLITDNNLRNQHSAGIYIMTGPERNAVVGNTITASALGISVGGSNTYVADNLVDESGLGLQNDATGSIYEGNVFAGNDVGVDVSAMLPTNRVVGNDFVGNDEHATATSGPLRIWSHEGAGNYWQGAATVAADGHADRSYSPTDSVDKRLHLTDGAQTLSRAPALRALSGLEGSVPGMRTGSIVDQEPTCEPNNPALLERTAWADRAWTCYETTSDEP; encoded by the coding sequence GTGCTCGATCTGTCTGCGACGAAAATCTTTCTGGGAGTGCTCCTGCTCGGTGCGCTCGGCGGTGTCGGACTGTTCGTCGTCGATGCAGGATCGACGACACCCGATCCCGTCGCGTTCGACGATACGGTCCCCGTCGGGCTGACGCTCGAGGACGAGCGCGGCCTCGACGACGACGTCGACCTGCCGCAGACGCAGGTGTTTTACTCCCAGTATCAGTACGTCGTCGGCTACCACGGCGTCGAGACGTTCGTCGAGACCCAACGACAGGCGGAACACGAGCAGCGATTCGGCCATCCACTTGTAGTGTACGTCACGGACTACAGCGACACCGGGATCGAGTTGACGGACGACGGCTATCCAACCACTGACCGACAACCGACGTGGACCGACGCCAACTCGGCGTGGTTCGTCGTCGACAGCGACGCACGCTCCCCGGCTGGCGAGACTGTGGTTCCGTTTACCGACCGCAACGACGCGACCACGTTCGCCGAGGCGCACAACGGCACCGTCCAGGACTGGGAGTCGGTCCTCGAGCTGTCGTTCGATCGTGACGATGCAACGGTGGCCCGCGACCGCGTCGATGACCACCGACAGCTGGCGGACGACCGCGTCGACGCCACGTCGTCGTACGAGGACCGGCCGACGTCGGTCGTCGTTGGCGAGGACACGGAGACCGTTCAGGCGGCCGTCGACGCCGCGCCGGCGAACACGACGGTCGTGGTTCCCGAGGGAACGTACGCGGAGACGATCGAGATCGATCGCCCGATCTCCCTCGTCGGTGAGGGTGACGTGACACTTCGCGGCGATAGCAACGGCACGGTCGTCACGGTGACGTCGGAGCGAGTTGCTCTCGAGAACCTCGAGCTCACCGGCGTCGGGAACGTCACGAGAGAGGGCGAGGAACTGCCCGTCGACATCGACGACGAGGAGTGGGATGCGACGTTCACGCAGTACTACGCCGGTACGGACGCCGGGATCGCGGCCTACACCGCCGATGAGCTGCTCGTCGAAGACGTCCGTATCGAGACGCCCGCGAGCGGTGTCATCGCCTACGATAGCACCGATGCGGTTTTCCAGAATGTCACCGTCGACGGCCCCGACGACCCAACCGATGGCCTCGCCGGAATGTTGCTGTTCCAGTCGCCGAGCGTCGTCGAAGACTCGGCGTACACCGGCGGTCAGAACGGGATCTATCTCTACCGGTCTCCCACTACGGTCCTCCGATCGAACGAGTTCGATGGCCACCGGCTGGGGATCCATCTGATGCATACGGACGACACTCTCATCACGGACAACAATCTTCGAAACCAACACAGCGCCGGCATCTACATCATGACCGGGCCCGAGCGAAACGCGGTCGTCGGCAACACGATCACGGCGTCGGCACTCGGCATCAGCGTCGGCGGGAGCAACACGTACGTCGCCGACAATCTCGTCGACGAGTCGGGACTCGGACTGCAAAACGATGCGACCGGCAGCATCTACGAGGGGAACGTCTTCGCCGGCAACGACGTCGGCGTAGACGTCTCCGCTATGCTGCCGACGAACCGCGTCGTCGGCAACGATTTCGTCGGCAACGACGAGCACGCCACCGCGACCTCGGGACCGCTTCGCATCTGGAGCCACGAGGGAGCAGGCAACTACTGGCAAGGTGCCGCCACCGTCGCCGCCGACGGCCACGCCGACCGCTCGTACTCGCCGACCGATTCCGTCGACAAACGACTCCACCTGACCGACGGCGCCCAGACACTCTCCCGCGCACCAGCACTCAGGGCCCTCTCCGGCCTCGAGGGCTCGGTGCCCGGGATGCGAACCGGTAGTATCGTCGACCAGGAACCGACCTGCGAACCGAACAACCCGGCCCTGCTCGAGCGAACGGCGTGGGCAGACCGCGCCTGGACCTGCTACGAAACGACATCCGACGAGCCATGA
- a CDS encoding ABC transporter permease, whose translation MSGDVQSTGTGTAVTDGDTGTEHAHPTAPGSRQLFKTIVGRELRTIARTRMFFVLAVALAAVLLGISWVGGSVQAGYVPTVVDLLTPLELLVPVIAIAFGYRAILGDEQRGELDVLETYPVSDREIVLGVYAGRAIGLLTTIIVPLVVVAAMVVLFEDEGLSIYATHSGADSPILFGRFIVLTLLFALTILAVAIAISAVVSGTRSALALSVVALVGLVIGLDLLLVYGFSIGLIGDSALIQSLAISPLSAYRGLVFESVVVVAAGTGPAVASPIASIVGLVVWLAASLGIATWAIGR comes from the coding sequence ATGAGTGGTGACGTCCAATCGACCGGCACCGGAACGGCCGTCACAGACGGTGACACCGGAACCGAGCACGCCCATCCGACTGCACCCGGCTCGAGACAGCTCTTCAAGACGATCGTGGGGCGTGAACTCCGGACGATCGCGCGGACGCGAATGTTCTTCGTGCTCGCCGTCGCGCTCGCCGCCGTCTTGCTGGGAATCTCCTGGGTCGGTGGTAGCGTCCAGGCTGGCTACGTCCCGACGGTCGTCGATCTACTCACACCACTCGAGTTGCTCGTGCCAGTCATCGCCATCGCCTTTGGCTACCGGGCGATCCTCGGCGACGAACAGCGGGGTGAACTCGACGTCCTCGAGACGTACCCCGTCTCCGACCGCGAGATCGTACTGGGCGTCTACGCCGGGAGAGCGATCGGCCTGCTGACGACGATCATCGTGCCGCTCGTGGTCGTCGCGGCGATGGTCGTGTTGTTCGAAGATGAGGGACTCTCGATCTACGCGACACACTCCGGTGCCGACTCACCGATCCTGTTCGGTCGGTTCATCGTCTTGACACTGCTGTTCGCGCTGACGATCCTCGCCGTTGCAATCGCGATCTCGGCGGTCGTCAGCGGCACCCGGAGTGCGCTTGCGCTCTCGGTCGTCGCCCTGGTCGGACTGGTGATCGGCCTCGACTTGCTGTTGGTCTATGGCTTCTCGATCGGCCTGATCGGCGACTCGGCGCTCATCCAGTCGCTCGCGATCAGTCCGCTCAGCGCCTATCGCGGGCTCGTCTTCGAGAGCGTCGTCGTCGTCGCGGCAGGAACCGGGCCGGCGGTCGCCTCACCGATCGCGAGCATCGTCGGCCTCGTCGTCTGGCTCGCGGCCTCGCTCGGTATCGCGACGTGGGCGATCGGTCGGTAA
- a CDS encoding TRAM domain-containing protein encodes MLGVTSVLLGLVVIVIFAVWLLGRLRGGDRSAAQQASYERHKDAQEREPPVDLGDVRQVAVHEFTEHHSGERQAVCKVEGFVVFVEDIPAGLEVGDVIEIKILSFNRGHTSASATFLGRA; translated from the coding sequence ATGCTTGGGGTAACGTCGGTGCTTCTCGGGCTGGTCGTCATCGTAATTTTCGCCGTGTGGCTTCTCGGGCGGCTTCGAGGAGGCGATCGATCGGCGGCACAGCAGGCGTCGTACGAACGCCACAAGGACGCACAGGAACGGGAGCCGCCAGTTGACCTCGGCGACGTCAGACAGGTCGCTGTCCACGAGTTCACCGAACACCACTCCGGTGAACGACAGGCCGTCTGCAAAGTCGAAGGCTTCGTCGTCTTTGTCGAAGACATCCCCGCCGGACTCGAGGTCGGCGATGTGATCGAGATCAAGATCCTCTCGTTCAACCGCGGCCACACCTCCGCGAGCGCGACGTTCCTCGGTCGCGCCTGA
- a CDS encoding formyltransferase family protein, translating into MSEVEPATVGVLTEPFLYGWQVRAIERLQDETDVTVTQVVHNAADTESEAESWNTKTRPGLDEAIQFVDVVRRERAWALVLAERNLGRLLGDDQRLWHRHTVDTVDCLADAEYVPCVPRTENGWSELPADVVDRLEEHCDVVIRFGFGLVRGAVLTAPEYGVLSFHPADIRTYRGMGPPAIFHDGRDRAGATLQRLDESIDGGEIVAYDDVSLEGCETLWDVFDRLVALQITLLTDGITNVRDPTFEPRTVPDEQLGEFYYRDQRRTMSFAGRVLAKNLVGRARRWFG; encoded by the coding sequence ATGTCCGAGGTCGAGCCAGCGACGGTCGGCGTGCTGACCGAACCGTTTCTGTACGGATGGCAGGTGCGAGCCATCGAACGGTTACAAGACGAGACCGACGTCACCGTGACACAGGTCGTACACAACGCGGCCGACACGGAGTCCGAGGCCGAGTCCTGGAACACGAAAACGCGGCCCGGTCTCGACGAGGCGATCCAGTTCGTCGACGTCGTTCGACGCGAACGAGCGTGGGCACTCGTTCTCGCTGAACGCAATCTCGGTCGGTTGCTCGGCGACGACCAGCGACTCTGGCACCGACACACGGTCGACACCGTCGACTGTCTCGCCGATGCCGAGTACGTTCCGTGTGTCCCGCGGACAGAAAACGGCTGGAGCGAACTCCCGGCCGATGTCGTCGACCGACTCGAGGAACACTGCGATGTCGTGATCCGATTCGGGTTCGGTCTCGTTCGCGGGGCGGTTCTGACCGCCCCCGAGTACGGCGTCCTGAGTTTCCATCCTGCAGATATCCGAACGTATCGTGGTATGGGCCCGCCGGCCATCTTCCACGACGGACGGGACCGCGCCGGCGCGACGTTACAGCGGTTAGATGAGTCGATCGACGGCGGCGAAATCGTCGCGTACGACGACGTCTCGCTCGAGGGGTGTGAGACGCTCTGGGACGTCTTCGATCGACTCGTGGCGCTGCAAATCACGCTGTTGACCGACGGAATCACGAACGTGCGCGATCCGACGTTCGAGCCACGGACCGTACCTGATGAGCAACTGGGTGAGTTCTACTATCGGGACCAGCGGCGCACGATGTCGTTTGCGGGACGAGTACTGGCAAAAAATCTCGTCGGGCGAGCGCGTCGCTGGTTCGGGTGA
- a CDS encoding HalOD1 output domain-containing protein: MTDSLIGSTDGAVSMAIVSAVASKRDAVPTELPPLYEWIDPDALDALFEPTQSSGPRHGHLEFTYDSHEICVECDDGLVITVDGTPVVERSCLTNAESASV; the protein is encoded by the coding sequence GTGACTGACTCTCTCATCGGTTCGACTGACGGCGCAGTAAGCATGGCCATCGTGAGTGCTGTTGCGTCCAAGCGGGACGCCGTCCCGACAGAACTACCGCCGCTGTACGAGTGGATCGACCCCGACGCACTCGACGCGCTTTTCGAGCCGACACAATCCAGCGGCCCCCGTCACGGACACCTCGAGTTCACGTACGACAGCCACGAGATCTGCGTCGAGTGTGACGACGGCCTCGTAATCACGGTTGACGGGACACCGGTCGTCGAACGGAGTTGCCTCACGAACGCCGAGTCGGCCAGCGTCTAA
- a CDS encoding nitrous oxide reductase accessory protein NosL — translation MDEPTATLGTDRQTTRRAVLGGVGAVCLGAIAGCLGEDEASGPEPISIDDDHSCDQCTMVVGNNPGPAGQAHYEDPTEVLDEDRPAQFCSSLCAYTFTFDNESTAEAEAIHLTDYSTVDYEVDSSDDSQTISRHLEAEAFANVSGLTLVADSEVEGAMGSSIIPFSDADEADSFQEEYGGEIYEHDDITQEFVMSLM, via the coding sequence ATGGACGAACCGACAGCGACACTCGGTACGGATCGACAGACGACTCGCCGAGCCGTCTTGGGCGGCGTCGGGGCTGTCTGTCTCGGCGCGATCGCCGGTTGTCTCGGCGAGGACGAAGCGAGCGGCCCCGAGCCGATCAGTATCGACGACGATCACAGCTGCGATCAGTGTACGATGGTCGTCGGCAACAACCCCGGGCCGGCCGGACAGGCCCACTACGAGGACCCGACGGAAGTCCTCGACGAGGACCGTCCCGCTCAGTTCTGTAGCTCGCTGTGTGCGTACACCTTTACGTTCGACAACGAATCGACCGCCGAAGCCGAGGCTATCCATCTGACGGACTACTCCACGGTCGACTACGAGGTCGACTCGAGCGATGACTCCCAGACGATCAGCCGCCACCTCGAGGCCGAGGCCTTCGCGAACGTTTCGGGGCTCACCCTCGTCGCGGATAGCGAGGTCGAGGGGGCCATGGGCTCGTCGATTATCCCCTTCAGCGACGCCGACGAGGCCGACTCGTTTCAGGAGGAGTACGGCGGCGAGATCTACGAACACGACGACATCACCCAGGAGTTCGTCATGTCGCTGATGTAG
- a CDS encoding ABC transporter ATP-binding protein, translating into MTDDTAILEATGIDHDYGAVSVLHDVSATIESGTVTALIGPNGSGKTTFIRGLAGLHEPTAGEFTYHGPDTARRIGYLPQHPSFRPGFTVIETLQFYTSLVGAGESDAMGYLERVGLADAADRPVEALSGGMTRLLGIAQATVGDPPVVILDEPGSGLDPGMSMHVFDIAAELADDGIAVLLSSHYLELVERIADTVLVLSDGQIVEQGSIDTLQSKLGVDSLRSVYETAVGGDLATVSVQGERA; encoded by the coding sequence ATGACTGACGACACAGCGATACTCGAAGCGACCGGCATCGATCACGACTACGGGGCAGTTTCCGTCCTCCACGACGTTTCAGCGACCATCGAGAGCGGAACCGTTACGGCACTCATCGGCCCGAACGGCTCCGGCAAGACGACGTTTATCCGTGGGCTCGCCGGCCTCCACGAGCCGACGGCGGGCGAGTTCACGTACCACGGTCCCGACACCGCACGACGGATCGGCTATCTGCCACAACATCCGTCGTTCCGGCCCGGATTCACCGTCATCGAGACGCTGCAGTTTTACACGTCACTCGTCGGCGCGGGCGAGTCCGATGCGATGGGGTACCTCGAGCGCGTCGGCCTCGCCGACGCGGCCGATCGACCCGTCGAAGCGCTTTCCGGCGGGATGACGCGACTGCTCGGCATCGCACAGGCGACGGTCGGCGATCCACCCGTCGTTATCCTCGACGAACCCGGTAGCGGACTGGATCCGGGGATGAGCATGCACGTCTTCGACATCGCGGCCGAGTTAGCCGACGACGGGATCGCGGTCCTGTTGAGTTCACACTATCTGGAACTCGTCGAGCGGATCGCAGACACCGTGTTGGTCCTCTCGGACGGCCAGATCGTCGAGCAGGGATCGATCGACACACTCCAGTCTAAACTGGGGGTCGACTCACTGCGCTCGGTCTACGAGACCGCCGTCGGCGGCGATCTCGCGACTGTCAGCGTTCAGGGTGAGCGCGCATGA
- the arcS gene encoding archaeosine synthase subunit alpha, with translation MTDYFEVHARDGAARVGELRLESPLTTPALVDDILEDAGSLWSADRDVPESDNATLTVLPHRAFPGGTAPEVQESFAVDYPDVDYPSVAVVSSEHATDHGTDAYAVSDVQSITGHGAALVEAVVNTRKAIPADTALLFSGVATPRNVAVLAYAGVDLFDETAAVVKGMEGRYLTTDEAYFLEDLEELPCSCPACQQPRKEFSREDCAEHNRNVLAAELAIVRRRIRDGRLRDYIEGQARHDQWLTAAMRELDSQWGYLEERTPILRDAQISAATEDTLRRVEIQRFADRVTTRYRNRFSNPLVLVPCSATKPYSESQSHRQFHDAVQWRGHLVSMTSPIGVVPQELETTYPAQHYDTVVTGRWSDDEKEFVSAVLERYLERNEYPEIIAHVPDEGYRDIVSRVEKALDLEITYTVPEGGHPTDDESLANLSSALSGELKYSKREREHNTVRAIADYLLGDSAGDDLFTDIQTTSRYPKIQVRDNEDTQLATMVPQYGTLSFTLEGAKRWVDSDAPTKRVEIDGFVPHGSVLAPGVVDADEEIRVGDEVVVEGPNAFAVGRAEMFGREMAESTRGIACEIRHVEEK, from the coding sequence ATGACCGACTACTTCGAAGTGCACGCTCGCGACGGGGCCGCGCGCGTGGGCGAGCTCCGCCTCGAGTCGCCCCTGACGACCCCCGCACTCGTCGACGACATCCTCGAGGATGCGGGCTCCCTGTGGAGCGCCGACCGGGACGTTCCCGAGAGCGACAACGCGACGCTGACCGTCCTCCCCCACCGGGCGTTTCCCGGCGGCACGGCCCCGGAGGTTCAAGAGTCGTTCGCCGTCGACTACCCCGACGTCGACTACCCGAGCGTCGCCGTCGTCTCGAGCGAACATGCCACAGACCACGGCACGGACGCCTACGCCGTCTCCGACGTGCAGTCGATCACGGGCCACGGCGCAGCACTCGTCGAGGCCGTCGTCAACACCCGCAAGGCGATTCCCGCTGATACCGCGCTGCTGTTTTCCGGCGTCGCCACGCCACGCAACGTCGCCGTGCTTGCCTACGCCGGCGTCGACCTGTTCGACGAGACCGCAGCCGTCGTGAAGGGGATGGAAGGCCGGTATCTGACGACCGACGAGGCCTACTTCCTCGAGGACCTCGAGGAACTCCCCTGCTCGTGTCCGGCCTGCCAGCAGCCCCGCAAGGAGTTTTCCCGCGAGGACTGCGCCGAACACAACCGAAACGTCCTCGCTGCCGAACTCGCCATTGTCCGCCGGCGCATCCGAGACGGTCGCCTCCGCGATTACATCGAGGGACAGGCCCGCCACGACCAGTGGCTCACCGCCGCCATGCGCGAACTCGACTCCCAGTGGGGGTATCTCGAGGAGCGAACGCCGATCCTCCGGGACGCCCAGATTTCGGCGGCGACCGAGGACACGCTCCGCCGCGTCGAGATTCAGCGCTTCGCCGACCGCGTGACGACCCGCTATCGCAACCGGTTTTCGAACCCGCTCGTGTTGGTCCCCTGCTCGGCGACGAAACCCTACAGCGAGTCCCAGAGCCACCGCCAGTTCCACGACGCCGTCCAGTGGCGCGGCCATCTGGTCTCGATGACGAGTCCGATCGGCGTCGTCCCACAGGAACTCGAGACGACCTACCCGGCCCAACACTACGACACCGTCGTCACGGGCCGCTGGTCCGACGACGAGAAGGAGTTCGTGAGCGCGGTGTTAGAGCGCTACCTCGAGCGCAACGAGTACCCGGAAATCATCGCCCACGTTCCCGACGAGGGCTACCGCGATATCGTTTCCCGCGTCGAGAAGGCACTGGACCTCGAGATTACCTACACCGTCCCCGAGGGCGGCCACCCGACCGACGACGAGTCGCTCGCGAACCTCTCGTCGGCACTGTCGGGCGAGTTGAAATACTCGAAACGCGAACGCGAGCACAACACCGTCCGTGCCATCGCGGACTACCTGCTCGGCGACAGCGCGGGCGACGACCTCTTTACCGACATTCAGACGACGAGTCGCTACCCGAAAATCCAGGTTCGCGACAACGAGGACACCCAGCTCGCGACGATGGTGCCCCAGTACGGGACGCTTTCGTTTACCCTCGAAGGGGCGAAACGGTGGGTCGACAGCGACGCGCCGACCAAACGCGTCGAGATCGACGGCTTCGTTCCCCACGGCAGCGTGCTCGCACCGGGTGTCGTCGACGCCGACGAGGAGATCCGCGTCGGCGACGAAGTCGTCGTCGAGGGCCCGAACGCTTTCGCCGTCGGCCGCGCGGAGATGTTCGGCCGCGAGATGGCCGAGAGTACACGCGGCATCGCCTGTGAGATCCGCCACGTCGAAGAGAAGTGA
- a CDS encoding NosD domain-containing protein yields MLEMSRDGWLAVALAVVLLGSVGLFAVDVGTSTPDPVEFDDTVQVGLSLEEQFALENDVKLPRAQVFYSKYSYVVGYQGVERFVDERAQPTHTDRFGYPLAVYVTDYSAVDVELREDGYPVADENPPWIDAESAWFVAGSDARSPAGETVVAFSDRDDAEAFASAHGGEVLAWNDVLESEFDIDDAEVVRDRLDDRLAEADETSTQADTLRDRPVSVVVGEDADTIQAAVDAAPANTTVAVPAGRYDERVEIDKPITLAGEGDATIAGPGWGSVVTVTANRTAVTGFEITGVGDETAGTDVVPDHGPEERSGRGEGWDEELTEHYAGGDAGVAISGGAEGLVADVSIRTPSNGVLLYESPDTVVRNVTVDGAEISREGRAGVNAIYSAAVIEDSTIRNGRDGVYTHESADIVIRNNTVVGNRLGVHLMHTSDAVIVGNEFREQDATGIYVMTGPERIAIVDNTVRDTDTGIIPDSDDSYIASNVVEGTQVGIKQNTASSVIEGNVVAGNDVGVEERSVLPTNRIVRNDFVGNRDHVTAANGPLRIWSDDGAGNYWQGATALSTIGERPSSYSPTDSVHERLHLTDGTAMLARAPALEAISGFEGMVPGLRTDAVIDSAPTCEPNNPTLLERTAWADQAWTCEQATG; encoded by the coding sequence ATGCTCGAGATGTCGCGGGACGGGTGGCTGGCCGTCGCCCTCGCCGTCGTGCTCTTGGGGTCCGTCGGGCTCTTTGCGGTCGACGTCGGGACGTCCACGCCGGATCCGGTCGAGTTCGACGACACGGTGCAGGTCGGCCTCTCGCTCGAGGAGCAGTTCGCACTCGAAAACGACGTCAAACTCCCACGGGCGCAGGTGTTTTACTCCAAGTACTCCTACGTCGTCGGTTATCAGGGCGTCGAACGGTTCGTCGACGAACGCGCACAGCCGACCCACACCGACCGCTTTGGCTATCCACTCGCAGTGTACGTGACGGACTACAGCGCCGTCGATGTCGAACTGCGCGAGGACGGCTATCCGGTCGCCGACGAGAACCCGCCGTGGATCGACGCGGAGTCGGCCTGGTTCGTCGCCGGCAGCGACGCCCGCTCGCCGGCCGGCGAGACGGTCGTCGCCTTTTCCGACCGGGACGATGCCGAGGCGTTCGCGTCGGCCCACGGCGGCGAGGTGCTCGCCTGGAACGACGTCCTCGAGTCGGAGTTCGACATCGACGACGCCGAGGTCGTCCGCGATCGACTCGACGACCGGCTGGCTGAGGCCGACGAGACGAGCACACAGGCCGATACGCTCCGTGATCGTCCCGTCTCGGTCGTCGTCGGCGAGGACGCGGACACGATTCAGGCGGCCGTCGACGCCGCGCCGGCAAACACGACCGTCGCCGTCCCGGCGGGACGCTACGACGAACGGGTCGAAATCGACAAACCGATCACGCTCGCCGGCGAGGGCGATGCGACGATCGCTGGTCCCGGCTGGGGGTCCGTCGTGACTGTGACGGCAAACCGGACTGCGGTCACCGGATTCGAAATCACCGGCGTCGGTGACGAAACAGCCGGAACCGATGTCGTTCCGGATCACGGCCCGGAAGAGCGGTCGGGCCGAGGTGAGGGCTGGGACGAGGAACTGACCGAACACTACGCCGGCGGGGATGCCGGCGTCGCCATCTCCGGCGGAGCCGAGGGGCTCGTCGCCGACGTCTCCATCCGGACACCCTCGAACGGCGTCTTACTCTACGAGAGTCCGGACACGGTCGTCCGGAACGTCACCGTCGACGGCGCGGAAATCTCACGCGAGGGTCGGGCGGGTGTGAACGCGATCTACTCGGCGGCGGTCATCGAAGACTCGACGATCCGCAACGGCCGTGATGGGGTCTATACCCACGAGTCGGCGGATATCGTCATCCGGAACAACACCGTCGTCGGCAATCGCCTGGGCGTTCACCTGATGCACACCTCCGATGCGGTGATCGTCGGCAACGAGTTCCGCGAACAGGACGCCACTGGGATCTACGTCATGACCGGTCCCGAACGGATCGCCATCGTCGATAACACGGTCCGAGACACCGACACGGGAATTATTCCCGACAGCGACGACTCGTATATCGCCTCGAACGTCGTCGAAGGGACACAGGTCGGGATCAAACAGAACACGGCATCGTCAGTGATCGAAGGAAACGTCGTCGCCGGCAACGACGTGGGCGTCGAGGAACGGTCGGTTCTGCCGACGAATCGGATCGTCCGCAACGATTTCGTCGGCAACCGGGACCACGTCACCGCAGCCAACGGCCCGCTTCGCATCTGGAGTGACGACGGTGCCGGCAACTACTGGCAGGGAGCGACAGCGCTGTCTACCATCGGAGAACGGCCGTCGTCGTACTCGCCGACCGATTCCGTCCACGAACGCTTGCACCTGACCGACGGCACCGCGATGCTCGCACGCGCGCCAGCACTCGAGGCCATCTCCGGCTTCGAGGGCATGGTTCCCGGCTTGCGAACCGATGCCGTGATCGATTCAGCGCCGACCTGTGAGCCGAACAACCCGACCCTGCTCGAGCGAACGGCGTGGGCCGATCAGGCCTGGACCTGCGAGCAGGCAACGGGGTAG